ATATCTCAATGGAAATCgaatatgataaatgttgaaaaatataaatatttttatcatacaTTAAAATTTTGGTCCATGAAAAACTATACGGACGGATCATATATCTTAATGAAATGGTTGATAGTTCaagactaaaataaaattattcaatataaactataaaattattgtgtttagttccataataaacaattattaaataaatttaaattataaaatatatactaacatttatataaaataaatatttatttataaatatgttaaaaacaCACATGACATTTAAACTAGAACGCCTCAATGCCACTAAAATAatggttttactttttttaattatttcaggtaaatataataatatacagttAGCTATATGGTTTTTCGGATTCCCGTTCAAGTTTGGATCCTAGGTATTAGATtctttgagttttgaaattaggttCCGTTCgagtattataattttttgggtGACTTTTGAGTTGGATCCTCCTGGTCTAAGTGGGTTAAATTCTGATGTATTGGaacttaaaaatatccaaataactAATCTatctaaaaattcaaatatttttaccaaaaataaccatattaatcgattcattttagatattttgaatctaaaataaaaaaataacctCAAAATTACCAGATAACGAAAAGTAATCATATTATCcgttttggttcggattcgattATGATGTATAAGaacctaaaatattcaaataatcaatatacatttagttatatagtaatacatctaaaatatataaactttattatggaaaacaaatatcaatgtttaaaaaatcaaaatcaaaacccgcacgggtgtgcgggtcaagcTCTCTAGTTCAAGTTAAAAATGATTACAAACTTTAGTACAAAGCAAAAATAACTTGAAATAAGTCAGACGATAATCTTAAGTttaattttcttacaaatatttaacaaaatttgatTATAGCCTAAGTTCGAGATCTTTCGAACATTGGCCTTCTTCCTTAACTTCCATTAACATATCTTTATCACATTCTGGTTTGGGTTGAGCTGGTCGTTGTGACGACTGTCCCTGCTCTAGCTGTTGACCAGGTACATTATCTGGCTTGGGAGGATAGTGATGACGACCAGCGTTTTGGTTAACTTGGTATGGAGCTCTAGCCACAGCTCTGtgatgaaaaaataaataatgaaaattatcaCGTGACTATCTATCGTGGTTTTGATTGAATACTAGGATAATGTTGGAGCACTTATAGTtgtcaaataatattttgaacaaGTCAAGTTAAGTTTACCTGTCTTTACGTTTAGCAAAGAATCGATGTAAGGAAGCTCTACGTGCTATACGTTCCACGAGCTGGttttgttgttgctgctgttgATTGACATCCGCAGAATCTGAGGGCTCGTTGAGATCAGGAAGAACCATGttgcttttgttgttgttttggaCATTAACTTCAGTAACAGGCTTGGCCTGTTTTGCTACTTGTATTATCTCTTTAGCTTTGTCTGAAGGAAACTCATTGTATACTAAAACTTTTCCTCCAAAGAAGATTGTCAGCTGGGAACTTCCCGGATCTGATGGTTCACTGTAAACCAAAATCCGGTTTCAGAAAAACCCCATTTAAAACCGGAATAGCAACAAGTGTTATTATTATAGACCTCACCTGAGATTGGTAGCTTTGGCTTTGCCTCCAGATAAGCTAGAGGGTTCGCCTAAGACGTTAAGGGCTTTGATTTCCGAATTTGCCTTGTGCATCACATTTTGTTTGTCTGAATAAAGAGAATAAACACTATTGTCAGCTTTATTGGAATCAAGCGAATAAACtctacaaaaataattattattttttgcgATTCATGAACCGTATCAGTTTCCGAAATCAACTAAATtatcttcttatttctttttcctGGTTACATATTACAAAAGGAAATTAATTagagttttaacttttaaggaACTGACTTgcaaatgaataaataaaaacagactTTACTATTACAAGTGACGGACGTGAGAGCTAGGAAGATATAAAGTACCTTGTTGATCAGAGTTTCCAGGTAACCTTAGATCCTCCGGCTTTCGGACTAATCCAAGATCTATATTCCCGAAACTACCCTTCTCCTTCAAGTAACGGCTGAGCAAACTACATCTCCGAGTAAAGTTAAACTTCTCCGGCGGTTGTGCCTTACCATCTTCATTTCTCGACATATTGTGGAAGAAAGAATACAAGTgggattttttcaaaaaaaaaaggatacaaGTGGGATGCGTCGAGCTCGCTCATGTGTTTTATAAACTCATTTTCTGTGGCTTTTAATAGCCtcaaatgaataaataaaaatgaaaatgatattttatttttgtttttattttcttattcttctttttcagTATGTGGTAATTCTACTTTTTATTGATAAATGGAAATTCAGATATTTggcaataaaaataaatattcctcGTGTGAAAGAGAGAGGAAATTTCAAAACAATAACAAAGTTAATGGTAGTAATCCATCGCTAGTTATTTATTGTTAAAAGTTTGGTATAACAAATCTGTCGcctatctttttatttaaatatgctCACATGTTTTTGTTTAGTTTGGTACAGAATATCTGTTTATGGATATTGGACGGTCAGATTTTAGActaaacaaatgtttttttttcaattagaATTTCCCGCACGTTTTCCTTAAGCGTAAAGAGTTACACACCGACGACCACGTTATCAAACGCCGTTAGCCAATCTGCTACATATTCATAAAGAAACCCCAAAGATGTTTATAACTACGAAACTGCCATTCCACAAGAGCTCAGCCTAAGCTATCGTTGTGGCATTATCGTAGTTAGAACTCATATTCATGGGACTTTTCATGCGTGACAAGAACTTGTTAGTAAACTTTAACGGTcgtacaaaaaaaagttaactttAATGGAAACTCGAATAGAATAGTACGTGGGCCGTGTGGGGGCTCTGTCTCGTAATTTCCGGAGTTCCGtgtgaaaaaaattcaaaagtatGGCACTTGTCTGAGACCCGAcagaagattaaaaaaacacGTGAGTTAAATAGAGTCATCTGTTATGATTAGGACAAGTCGCGCAATATCATACGAAGCACACGCGACAGTAATGTGTGATTTGCATTTTTCCCCACGAGAGAAGGCAAATCTTTTGATCCCACCTAATACGATTAgtcaagaaaaacaaaactaatggctAAAGGGATTAATTGACCTAACTGCCCCTTTCACGGATGCAATAATCAATACGTTGCTTCATGATTACGACTCGTTAGAAAAAACGTGTTCAggtaaaatgatatttttctaaaaagagAGAATAAAAGTATGGTCGCTGGGACCTTCATGATGTGGAGCTTGATTGATCTTTCGATTgtatttttgaatttctttCTTCCGAGATTCCTAGGAAGTTGTGGCTCTCAGAATTTATTTACGTTTTTGTTAGCAATGTATATAAAATGGCTTGGGCTGAAACTTTCAGTTCCGTATGTTTGAGATTCTTCGGAAGTGTGATTCCAAACTTTGGGCCGAAATAGCCCATAACTAGCTGTTACATGTGAATGTCATCACACTTGTACTAGTCAAATATTCGATTTTAAAACTTCCGAGAAAGCAAGTCAAAAAATTATACACCAATGTTTTAATGCTAAAGTCTAAAGAGATAGTTTAGTTTATGAattcattgttttattttgaaagcaCTTACTACTACTAATCGAGGAGAACGGGGAAGTTATCAAGAGATTATGGTTTTCTCCTCATCCTGAGAAaatcttcatattttttggTAATTGATTGGGACTTCTAAGGGCCGGCCCAGAGGGGAAGCCACCCAAACCATCGATTGGGGCATTCAATTTAAAAAGgtatatttcaaattattttttattaatgtttataaataaagaaaatttataaagttttttacttaatatatactaacatttttagttataataatttgaaaGCATAATGTTTAAACTTGAAAACTTCAAAATGATATGCATTAAGAAATAATTGATGATAATATGTTTACAAGACTAAAATTTTATGAGAATCAATATCAAAAAATTACAAAgcctaaaaaaatatttttttgttgaaaaatagAAGATTGTTATCAAACACATAAATTGCTTAATGTGTATTgctaactattttaatatcgAATATCATAGCTAAACATTTGCTGAgattaaaattgatatatatatttatttgtggtTTACTATATTACACATGAGATTAGATGGATTAATTAAGACTGatatgattaaaaatttattaaattagagatgattttgcaagaaaaatgcaattatatttttagtttgtttattgtttttaataaaaatttgatgtgatttgattgttttatgaaagatttagttattttatattaatgtttataattttagataaaatattaaaaggtaTAATTTAAAAGATGGATTAGGGCAGTATAAAATGTTGGACCGGCACTCtctaacattatatatatagtacacCGAGGAGAAACTAGAAGAAGTACTACAAATAACTTAACTAAACGCACAAAAGAACGTAATGTTGAAGAAgaaatatctaatctattaatttatggattatctactatttaaagttctcatttaaattttggactctttcatagttgttgctagaatatatcatacctcctatacaatgcaacctaccaacttaaattaaaccaaatcttaaccaacatagattagttaaacctaaccagtaacacctttataatatttttggttaatctcttaatataattagataatataaaactgaatcactcttaaa
This is a stretch of genomic DNA from Raphanus sativus cultivar WK10039 unplaced genomic scaffold, ASM80110v3 Scaffold1442, whole genome shotgun sequence. It encodes these proteins:
- the LOC130504233 gene encoding protein TIFY 11A-like — encoded protein: MSRNEDGKAQPPEKFNFTRRCSLLSRYLKEKGSFGNIDLGLVRKPEDLRLPGNSDQQDKQNVMHKANSEIKALNVLGEPSSLSGGKAKATNLSEPSDPGSSQLTIFFGGKVLVYNEFPSDKAKEIIQVAKQAKPVTEVNVQNNNKSNMVLPDLNEPSDSADVNQQQQQQNQLVERIARRASLHRFFAKRKDRAVARAPYQVNQNAGRHHYPPKPDNVPGQQLEQGQSSQRPAQPKPECDKDMLMEVKEEGQCSKDLELRL